From one Brevundimonas sp. PAMC22021 genomic stretch:
- a CDS encoding Fe2+-dependent dioxygenase produces MLLHIPEVFTKAEVGALRERLDAGPWADGNMTSGHQSATAKRNRQLPEDSAEAQEVSALVVQALHANPMFVAAALPHTIFPPLFNRYEGGGEFGLHVDNAIRQRGRDGLRIRSDLSATLFLSEPEDYDGGELIIEEMYGQQSIKLPAGDLVLYPSKSLHRVTPVTRGARVSSFMWLQSLVRDDADRETLFRLDVATQRVAADKGPKNQAVIELTGVYHNLLRRWSEV; encoded by the coding sequence ATGTTGCTGCACATCCCCGAAGTGTTCACCAAGGCCGAAGTCGGTGCGTTGCGCGAACGGCTCGACGCCGGTCCATGGGCCGACGGCAACATGACCTCGGGCCACCAGTCCGCCACCGCCAAGCGCAACCGGCAACTGCCCGAGGACAGCGCCGAGGCGCAGGAAGTGTCCGCCCTCGTCGTCCAGGCGCTCCACGCCAATCCGATGTTCGTGGCGGCGGCCCTGCCGCACACGATCTTTCCCCCGCTGTTCAACCGCTACGAGGGCGGAGGCGAGTTCGGCCTGCACGTCGACAACGCCATCCGCCAACGCGGTCGCGACGGCCTGCGCATTCGCAGCGACCTGTCCGCCACCCTGTTCCTGTCCGAGCCCGAAGACTACGACGGCGGCGAGCTGATCATCGAGGAAATGTACGGCCAGCAGTCGATCAAGCTGCCCGCCGGAGACCTGGTGCTCTACCCCTCCAAGAGCCTGCACCGCGTCACCCCCGTCACGCGCGGCGCCCGCGTCTCCTCCTTCATGTGGCTGCAAAGCCTGGTGCGCGACGACGCCGACCGCGAGACGCTGTTCCGCCTGGACGTGGCCACCCAGCGCGTCGCGGCCGACAAGGGCCCCAAGAACCAGGCCGTGATCGAACTGACCGGCGTCTATCACAACCTCCTGCGCCGCTGGTCGGAGGTATAG